TGACCAATCATCCTTGCCTCAGAATATCTCCTCATAGCTCATAACAATGGATAAAATGAAAGATTCCAGGTTGTAGGTTAAGGAAGAACCAGAATTGTCAGATAATTTTCAGTCCATGCTCCTGTGAtggaatgcacccctgtattcacatcctacaTAGCTTTGTAATatctgtacaaaatatgccttgtgagggatcatttgaaaacaaataaacTTGCTGCTCAATATCATAGTGAAATGTGTacagcaacattatatgtaaagttctGAACATAAGCTGAATTCATGACTGAAATGAGTTTACCAGACAAGTTGGGGGAGTGGATAAATGTGTTTcccaaagacaaaggacaagctgatgcctctaATCAGGTGTCATCCAAGTTGATAGGCAATCCcaagtcaagtggccattctttggcaagagaAGGGGAGCAAGAACAAAGATTTGCATCTTAGCAAACAGCATGGAACCTTTTTCACCTTCAGACTTTGACTCCAACCTCAGAGTGGGAATGAACTTTACCTAGGGGTGACCCTTAGGAAAATGCATCTCAAAGAGTGACTGAGCAATAAAAGTGACAGGCAAAGACATTTCCAGTTATCTCGTCCTATACATCTCTCTCCTTTTGACCTAAGGAGAGAAAAGACATGGATGCTGGACTTTGGGAGCAGATGCTGGGCAATGTTACTGGAAACGTGGTAAGAGACATTAACTTAAACCAAGTCTTGTTTGTTAAGTTTAgtgctagaaactttttttcacatcaccatttctgactttagtgCCTTACACTTGTCCTCATTTAAAACCTCTCTCCTtgttgttaaataaacttgttttatgcttCAATTAAAACCAATCCAGTGTGGTGAATTGTTTGGGTAACTTCATTTATGGTTGCAGACTGTTGTCTATTGATCCCCTTAGAGGGGCTACAGAGGTAATATGTCCTGGACTGTCCAGGAGATGACTAGACAGTATAGAATATATGTTTGGGGGGAaatccaggactgggagtgtgttgggtaACTGCAAGTGGTAACCAAGACTGGTGAAAGCCAGTGCGTGACTGAtgtgtggctggctgcagcaatacacagacactcagggtgtgacctgcatgctggcaggCTGTTTGTGAGGGTCTCAGCTGGGAGCTAGAGCAGTAAAGCATTGCGAGGCACCTGattttgcagggcaggggtgacacagcctctcgctggtctggattgcaccccagaatatcATAGCTCCTTCTACAGAATGTGAGTTTCCTCCCAGGTATGTGTTCAGTGTCCTTCTAGAATTTGGAGCATGGTGCTAGATACTGTAATCATTCCTccgatttttaattaaataaaactagcaaatttgaaaaaaaatatttgaaaaaataccCAGAGTTTCATCATTCATCTACTGAGTCAGCATAGCTTTATTAGGTCCCCCTAATATCTTCTGGAATCCTGGAAAAAGAGAAAACCAGGGAGCATTCTTACCCTGACTCCGAACACTATAGCAGACATGCAAGAAATGAAGGATACATGCCtgctgatggggtggggggggggagggaggaagaggaggctaCTGCCCAGAGCCTGGATGATTTAaatgagcatctagtctgacctcctaggCCACAGAAACTtgcccacctactcctgtaacagacccataacctctgtataagttactgaagtcctcaaatcatggtttaacaactgaaagttacagagaatccaccatttactctagtttaaactggcaagtgacccatgccccagacTGCAGAGTAAGGGATAAAACctcccagagtctctgccaaacTGACTCAgcagaaaattccttcttgaccccaaatataGTGGTCAGCTGCTGGTGAAAGGTGTCCGACTGACAGTGTCTATTCAACCACAGGACAAGCACAGTTGAAGTGCAAGTTTTCCCCAAGCTGCCCCCTCAACTTGCCTTAGATCTGGTCATGTGAGGCCCATCTCTAAGTAGAGGGAGTAGTTCAAAGTCCGTGGTCAGTTTGAATCCTTAGTCTTTCCACTGAAACCACCAATATTGGGCATCATGCTATTTTGGTGGAGGTTTTTTGTGAAGTGGCTACTCCTCTGTTAAGAACTTGGCAGAGATGACCGATTCATTTTATGAgttgttggatattaggaaaaactttcactaggagggtggtgaagcactggaatgagttacctagggaggtggtggaatctccttccttagaagtttttaaggtcaggcttgacaaaggcctggctggggtgatttagttggagattggtcctgctttgagcagggggttggactagatgaccttctaaggacccttgcaaccctgatattctatgctcaGGAAGTTCAGATGCTATTAACCTGTGCTATATTTGAGCCTGTTACCTAGAGGCGAGAGCCCTCGTATTTATCTTCTGCAAGGGTGTGGACTATGTCTCCTTTCTTTAGTGGACCTTACCAGTGGCACTTCGATTTCAGACCAGGTGATATTGGGCACTGATGTTACAGGCTGAATGAGCGTTGTAGGGAAGAAGAGGTTGTAGTGTCCAGTGGCAGACAAGTAAAGAGACACAGCAATGTTGAAAGGCAAGGTGAGAACAGGAAGGTCCCATTTCCTGAAGATTGAACCTAAAGCACTGGAAAGCAGTGGGCTGAAAAGAAGAATAAAAAGAAAGTTTCAACTTGTTCATCTCAGCTGGAATGGTGAAAAATATCCCCACCATTTCAGTCCAAAGTCCCAGTGTAACTCGGAAAACTCCAATCTCCTTAGGAGACTTCAAACAGTGAATCTCTCACACCACTTTAACCTACATGATATAAGCACCCACAAAATGCAACCTAGCACCATCTTAAGGCATGATCCCCAGATGAGCAACTATAACCAATGGAAATTGATGTTGCTCAGCACCGCTTCAACCAGGCCGcattaatttttaaagtattatttgAAGCACAGGTTTCCTTCttataaaaaagttaaattagGTTTATTCTTGGCATGTAAAGCAGTGATGAGTGAGCCACAAATTTTAGGAGATCCATCACTAAGAAGCACACAAAAGTTTGGATGCTTAATATAACCTTGTCCAAACCTCTTGGCTCAGGAAATTAGGCAACAGATCTCACAAGAAGAGGATTTCTTGGGAGAGATTTCCAGATCTCCTGGTTTCCAGTCTAGATGAATATATCATACAAACAGTCTTTCTTGTGGCATATTGATAATTCATCTCCCAGTCCTGACTGGAATCAATAAATCTAAAAGAATGTGGAAAGTCTAGGCCAGTCAGATCCTCCACTAGTGGAAATTAGTGTTTCTCTCTATTGGCTtcagagctatgccaatttataccagctgaggaccgAGCACAGTCAGcttctgctcttagttacacctgtgcaaatcgATTGAAGTTAGCAGAGAGCTCTATgtagcccatatttaaaaaaatagttaacaGGTGAGTTTGGGTGTTAGAGGGATTTTCAGTTGGTTGCTGATTTTAACCAAAAACATTTGGCATGTCTAAAGCAATATCCCATGTCCCCTTTTGTGGCTATGATCAATGAAAAAGATGCATTGTACTATAATCCCTATTCAATCTCAGATCCGGCCATTTCTCTTAAAAGGATTTCAGTTATCAGTGCAATGTTCAGAAGACTCCTTTGATAGAactagtaggaaaaaaaaaaaaaaagaggtcagCGCTTTTGTGAAAAGTTTGTTCCATTTTCTTTGTTGAAATGCAACATTTCTAATGTTTCTCCATAGCTCTATAACTGATTGAAAAGTAGGATCGCATTTTCACAGAAAGCATTGCTCTTTTGTAAACTGAACtttgaaattttgacaaaaatgttgctgaaatgtcaaattttaaaatctttcaaaTAGCTCTGTGGCAGATACAGCAACCCAGTAGCTTTGGGGACCATTGTATTACATTTAAGAATCTGTGTGACTGTGttctgctctgtggggcaggggaaagtTTACCACGGCTCCTCCAGAAACTAAACACAGTGAGGGAAGATTAAGGTGGGTCACTGAAACAGTAAACAGCTCCAGTGCCACAAGTGCTGGCTTCCTCCAGGTGTGCTCAACCCCTCCGCTCAGCCTCAGACCCCATCCCCACAAGCCTAtttcccccaagcccctgccccacctcttcctgctcttAACCCTTGGATGGGAAGGTGGTAGGAAGGCAGCAAGGGCGACGAGGGAAGTGCTCAGCCCAGGcgaggcagtgggggccaggggcGATAAGGGGGTAGTgagcccagggatggagccctgAGACTGGGGAATGTAGCCTGCTGCTGTTCAGGCAAAGCCCAGAGCCCAAGGCCCTAGGGTCAGAGCCCGTGGCCTGAGCTCACGGCCGCCGCACAGCCAGAGACTTCTGCCTGccaacccagggctgaagctggaagTTGGAGCCCCACCCACTCAGACCAGTTGTCTGCTCTTCTGGCATTTGactccagaggggggcagggcccaactcCTCCTGGTGGCCCAGGGGAGGGGGTGCTGCTTTGTACCCTCCCTGCCAATCACTGCCCAGGAAGTtgtgtggccacaagaaaagcccccgGTGGCTGCATTTAAGAAACACTACAACATTCTGCAAAATGTTCTGGGTTTCAAGAGATTAGTACAATGAGACCTTCATTTATGAAGTCTCTAGAAATAAAATATGGAATAATCTTGCATTGTAAGAGGAGCACAAGGCAACACAGATTTACGTCTTATTAAGACAAGCCATTAAAATGCAAATCTTGAATTAATTTTGattaacatttatattaaaattgattctgtaacattaaaaaacacaattaaaagctaaatttaattttaaagaataCATTGCTTGGAATCAAGTGTACTTACAAGGGTTAATATTGTGGCATCAGTTAAAGACCTAAGAAAGGCAGGATCAAATTCAGTCCTATGAAAATCCACTGGGTCAGATTTAGTGATGCAAGTGAGCATAGTTCTACTGGTGGGCATGATTATACCAACAGTGAATTTGGTCCACCAACCTCATGCATTTGCACAGTTTATAAGCTGGGGAAGCATTTTGCCCATTTGCtataatccaggggtaggcaacctatggcacatgagctgattttcagtggcactcacactgcctgggtcctagccactggtctggggagctctgcattttaatttaattttaaatgaagtttcttaaacattttaaaaaccttacttactttacatacaacaatagtttagttatatattgtagatttatagaaagagatcttctaaaaacataaaaatgtattaccagcacacaaaatcttaaattagagtgaataaatgaagactcggcacagcacttctgaaaggttgccgacccctactaTAATCAATTGTATAGGTTTACTAAAAACCATTTACATTTCATGCCAAAGCTCACTGCAAGCTATGCACATACAGGACTAactccttcaaacaaacaaaaaagtgcaTCCGCCTCTGAGGTGCAATGTAGAAGCTGTTTAACATCCCACAGCAAAATGGCACCACAGTTTAGGACAGAGAGTAGCGAATATCAGAACTGAAACTATAGGGTGGGATTTTACAGAAAGAATCTGAAACTAAGTGCTTGAAGTGTTTGCAAAACTCCTGTTAGTATCAGTAAGTGTTCACTGAGAGCCATATAGGAAAAGAACTAGAAATGCTTAACCTGGTCTACAGAAAATAAAACCAGTATCACTTACCAAGCCATGGATGTAACAACAACTGGCAGGAGAAGCCACCAATAATAGTCTCCTTTGTCAGAGAAGACCGCCATGAGAAGTCccaccaggactccattgtagcCGAACAGTCCTGCTGCTATGGCTGATCTGTGGGAGAAAGACAATTGACTTGAAACAGTTACTAGAAAGCAATTGGCCCTGAAGGTACTGTATGCACTAGAGCTGCATCTCAGTGAATCACTCTTTCTTGTACTGAAATGCAATTTCCAGAGATCCTGCATCTAGCAAAGTGACAATATTGAGCTGGTGAACAATGTGACCACTCACACAAGTAACTGTGTTAGCACAATTGGTGCGATAGCAATGGTGTTGCTTAGTACCCCATGTTTAGAGGGCAGCTGAAAGTTCGTGGGGTACCCAGCACATTTCTAATACCTCACAGACACTGCATTGTAACAGAACCAGAAAATCTGAACATAAAAGAAATCTGTTCTAGATTGCACATAACCAGAAAGCTACTCCTCCTTGCTCACTAAACTACTTGAGGCCCAAAACAACAGACATGTTCCTCACTGATTATTTAACCTGAACCTTTGGGCCACAATTTTTCCCTCATGTAACTGCAACCAAAACCTGTGGAGAGGAAGGCTGGTCCAGTTGTGCAGATGCTGGGCCGAGACTGGAGACACCCAAGTTTTATCCTGTTTTaccccagacttcctgtgtgaagtcaggcaaatcacttagtatctctgtacctcagttcccttTCTGCAAAAATGGGCATAAtggcactgccctacctcagccaggtgttgtgaggataaatacattaaacactGAGGTTCTCAGGTACAATAGCGGAGGGTAGCATTGGATCTCCAAGATAAAATGCCCGTAACAACTCAAACAACACGTCCATCCACTGGCTCTCAAACTGCTTTTATATACTTAACCTCACAGCCATATCATGATGCTTGTTATTATCTCCATTTACCAGATAAAGGAATGGAGATGCAAAGGGTAAGTGTCTTGCCATGTAGCAAGACAGagccagagccaggattagaacctgAAGTGTTTATAGTGCTTTTAGTGTACTAGACTGTACCTCTCCTGGATTAGAGATTATAGGCCATTCAGCGCAATAAACATGGTTTATGTAATGCGAGCAAAAGCTTGAACTAACTGTTCAGCATCACCAAAGAATGGATCTGCTCAAACATGGGCCTTAGACACCACTAAAGGGcagcacaatattttaaagttcagttgccattttatttaaaaattccaaatGCAAAGGCCAaacctacctgtcctggctcagAATAAGTGCCGTTAACGTCGAGACAACTGTTCCTGAACAGCCTGTGAGCGTCCACCAAGGATTCTGGATCAACAGTCCAGCTAGAATAAGTAACCCACTGAGCGGGTTGTTGACAAACATCACCTGGGATATTCCCCGCAGGACCCAGTCAATAAACTGAACAACTAGAGGTTTATCTGAAGGAGATCAAATAAAAATTTTGGGAATAAGACATCATTCCAGTATGGCTTTCTTGAAACACACTTAGCTTTGCAGGATCTGCTTCCATTCTGTTGCCAGCAATGTATCAACAAGACTGTTAAACTTGTCTCTGATTTATTGGTGCCTGGACATATTTTGCATCTGGCACATGAAAAGCTAACTGAGATGTATTGCAGTTGGTAGAGTTCACCACTATCAAGCACTTGGTCAGATTACTAAAGGAAAGTTTATGAAAGTCACAAATAGTCTTTCTTACAGGGCAGCTAGCATAAGGATTCCACTATACATTTAATGAGAAAACTAAACCACTTCTGTGTGTAACTCTGTTGCCGAATGGGTTGTTTCTTACTAACGTTTCCTCGTTTTAACGAGGAAACGTTAGTAAGAAACAACCCTTTTTACTATAGAAAAAATGCAGACAGCATGCTGAGGCATAGATTTCATAGGACATAAGacagattgttaaaggtatttaggcacctaaagaacaGATGTCTAGTGGGACTTTCCAGAAGTGTCTAAGCATCtacctcccattgaaatcaatggaaattaggcaCCTAGATACTGCTGAAAACCCCACTACCCCATAAcgtcattaggtgcctaaatgttattaaaaatgtGGCCCTTCATGGCAAGACATATTATGTACATCAGCACAAGCAGTACTGAACTAAATCTTTATTGTTGACACTTCTGTCCAACTACATGTTGGCCCACACAATCCTTTAGTTCCACATTTTCAGAAAAAGAAGCCTGAGGGCCAAACACAATAATATTTACGCTGCTCTGCACAAGTGTGCAAGGAGCTCACAGAAAATACCAACTCATTGCTTATGCAACTGCAGTGACTATTGTACAAAGAGGGGAGATTAGTTAATTTATCTTATCCTTTTATCTAAAACCAAACCACTGAAAACATGCCACAAAGCCTCCAAGTTGTTCATGCATCTACTATATGCAACTTCATATTCCTATTAATACTACCCCTGACATCTACTTCTGTCCATCATGGTATACCTACTGGTTGTATTTTGTTCCTAAATGGATGGTAAGCTACTTGAGACAGgcactgctttttattttatgtatgtgtaacccacacaccttctgggtgtggtgttctggcccAGCTAGTGGCACTGAGAGAGGGACAATGAGTCTGCTTAACAGCCCgttagcttttagctcatgctgtagaggctcgTGCACTaacctccagaggtccccagttcgaTCTAGGCCACCGGcaaccagggtctgttggtgttacatttGCACAGCACTCATCacaattattattgtttattaattactggtattgcagtagcacctagcaGCTCCCAgtttgggatcagggccccattgttctaggtgctgtagcCACTTGTTAACAAGAAAAGAAAGGCGctgttccaaagagcttacaatctaaattagtTCCCCAATCCTGATGAGTCCTTCtgtaatataaatagtaataGCACATGGTTGTTTAGGTGTCTAAATGGccttttgcatgtgcaaatgccCAATTTGTGTGGGCAGTCATGGTAATGGCAAGATTTTCCTTTCCGAAAATGAAATGCTTAGTCAAAAAAATGTACATTCCAAACGCTGAACATGCCTCCAAGTACACAAATCTGGGAGTTAGATGGATTAATGCCCAATACATGCACCCAGAAAATGTTAACATCGCTGTTGGTGTAATGAGCTGGTTGTTATGTATTACCCATGGTGCTTTTCAGATAACCAATGGCTTTACCTTTCAGCCAGTCTCCACACGCTTTCATTTCTCCTGTTAGATATCCAAGTGTTTTGCAGATTCTCCTTTTGCCACTTCCCACTGGCCTCTGGTCTATTGTGCTCCTTTCATTGTACATCTTCGTTTCTCCGTTATTATTGGTTCTAACAACCTCACTGTCTTCCATAGCTTAAGGAATCGAGGAAAGGGAACAATGGATTACAACTCTCAAACTGTTCTCAGATGTTATTTGCTTTCAATCTCCTAACTTGTGAACCAGCAAATTTCTTCTGTACTTAGGGAAAATCCGTGATACTCTTTTTCATAATGAGTAGTTACTTACCCCTTgagaagccccactgaagtcaatgagaccacTGGCGGAGCGA
This genomic interval from Gopherus evgoodei ecotype Sinaloan lineage chromosome 6, rGopEvg1_v1.p, whole genome shotgun sequence contains the following:
- the SLC14A2 gene encoding urea transporter 2, with product MEDSEVVRTNNNGETKMYNERSTIDQRPVGSGKRRICKTLGYLTGEMKACGDWLKDKPLVVQFIDWVLRGISQVMFVNNPLSGLLILAGLLIQNPWWTLTGCSGTVVSTLTALILSQDRSAIAAGLFGYNGVLVGLLMAVFSDKGDYYWWLLLPVVVTSMACPLLSSALGSIFRKWDLPVLTLPFNIAVSLYLSATGHYNLFFPTTLIQPVTSVPNITWSEIEVPLLLQSIPVGVGQVYGCDNPWTGGIFLVALLISSPLICLHAAIGSAVGTLAALTIAMPFDRLYFGLGSYNSVLACIAIGGMYYALTWQTHLLALACALFCAYAGAALANILCVIGLPACTWPFCFSALLFLLLTTNNSAIYKLPLCKVTYPEANRVYYLRMKRREQKPTGD